One part of the Bacteroidia bacterium genome encodes these proteins:
- a CDS encoding tryptophan 7-halogenase produces MKEKREIYDMIIIGGGLAASFLSLSIFKRNPDFRILIIEKTEYFPQKIGESLLDIAALFVKSLDIDHILSRHTAKSGIRFLFNENKSSDLSQIAEFASPTFPGLIKGYHLDRKLFDQDILDEVDRKGAQIYRPAQILRFSHEDFKNELDLEVAGEFKKVQAKWLVDATGRHRYIPNELKWEDRKIGLNTGAIMAHFKNIAPTEIWDTPQNEYWDTASIGLRKFSTTHLMRKHCWWWIIRLDEERTSIGVVFDKHKVDFEDPQAFFLQQIQEDPQLSLMTEGAERGKIRHIEHLPYVSKHLYSKGIALLGESGAFLDPFVSPGIELIGQQCIFLSELLCQEKESNRFDAKAWKSYEGIFQHAYTSRLRIYEEAYQFMDSYELFTNWLMQGNFMYFVRVVYPAVIFPHRLRLPLRFNLMERVALNYFSQRFKKIYEQRKQQNRQLVYPPNSLKYSGVRLTRGPRFLLTPIILFAKILGGYLKLELKELNYLFKSDPGRVRFSLKSPP; encoded by the coding sequence GTGAAGGAGAAAAGAGAAATATATGATATGATTATTATAGGTGGTGGACTTGCCGCCAGCTTTTTGTCATTGTCTATTTTTAAACGAAATCCGGATTTTCGCATTCTCATCATCGAAAAAACAGAATATTTCCCCCAGAAAATAGGAGAATCCCTGCTAGACATAGCAGCTCTTTTCGTCAAAAGTCTGGATATAGATCATATTCTCTCAAGACATACTGCAAAAAGTGGAATTCGATTTCTGTTCAATGAAAACAAGAGTTCGGACCTCTCTCAAATAGCCGAATTTGCCAGTCCGACTTTTCCTGGTTTGATCAAAGGCTATCATCTCGATAGGAAGCTATTTGATCAGGACATTCTGGATGAGGTTGACCGTAAAGGAGCCCAAATTTACAGACCCGCTCAAATCCTGAGATTCAGCCATGAAGATTTTAAAAATGAGCTTGATCTTGAAGTAGCAGGTGAATTTAAAAAAGTGCAGGCAAAATGGCTGGTTGACGCTACAGGCAGGCACCGATACATTCCGAATGAATTGAAATGGGAGGACAGGAAAATTGGTTTGAATACAGGAGCCATTATGGCCCATTTCAAAAACATAGCCCCTACTGAAATTTGGGATACTCCACAAAATGAATATTGGGATACGGCTTCTATCGGACTTAGAAAATTTAGTACCACCCATTTGATGCGCAAGCATTGCTGGTGGTGGATCATTCGTCTGGATGAGGAACGGACCAGCATAGGAGTAGTTTTTGATAAGCATAAGGTCGACTTTGAAGACCCTCAAGCTTTCTTCCTCCAGCAAATACAGGAAGACCCCCAACTTTCTCTCATGACCGAAGGGGCAGAAAGAGGCAAAATCAGACATATAGAACATCTGCCCTATGTGAGTAAACATTTGTACTCAAAAGGAATAGCCTTATTGGGAGAAAGTGGAGCCTTTCTTGATCCATTTGTAAGTCCAGGTATAGAGTTGATCGGACAACAATGCATTTTTCTATCAGAGCTTCTTTGTCAGGAAAAAGAATCAAATCGCTTTGATGCGAAGGCCTGGAAATCATACGAAGGGATTTTTCAACACGCCTATACTTCTCGTTTGAGAATTTATGAAGAGGCCTATCAGTTTATGGACTCCTATGAGCTTTTCACCAATTGGCTCATGCAGGGCAACTTCATGTATTTTGTTCGGGTGGTATACCCAGCGGTCATATTCCCACATCGTCTCAGACTCCCTTTGCGTTTCAATCTGATGGAGAGAGTCGCCCTCAACTATTTCAGCCAGCGTTTCAAAAAAATATATGAGCAACGAAAACAGCAAAATCGCCAGCTAGTTTATCCTCCCAATAGCTTGAAATATTCAGGTGTTCGCCTGACTAGAGGTCCTCGCTTTTTGCTGACCCCAATAATTTTATTTGCAAAAATATTGGGAGGATATCTGAAACTGGAACTAAAGGAATTGAATTATTTATTCAAGTCTGATCCGGGTCGAGTTCGCTTTTCCTTAAAATCTCCACCCTAA
- a CDS encoding glycosyl hydrolase family 18 protein, whose translation MRKLLLLICCLFFLCSDLTAQNFRIIAYFPHYRFALQNDIHFERITHLNLSFLNPDANGNLVIGGQDIDPIVARARSLNPSIKVFVAIAGGGLTPEWEAAYKLRMQAVNRTAFVHQLVAYVESHNLDGIDVDLEWSHVDALYSPFVLELADSLHAKGFEISAAWPATTRYADITDAALASFDWINLMAYDLTGPWNPNSPGDHSPYSFANQGIAFWKGHGVSAERMNLGVPFYGRNWDSPNTGQAFTYASMVAEDSSYAYEDTVGQRYYNGIPGIQAKTQLAQMETSGIMIWEIGQDVFGALEHYSLLKTIYEQIAQTTPLEPELAQLNATLYPNPFSDQISLEMNVEDRNSRIEIRDMQGRVLLEERLNIGPNLKSWNLSHLADALYLLVIHTNGRSYIKKLIKR comes from the coding sequence ATGCGAAAACTGCTGCTTCTTATTTGCTGCCTGTTTTTTCTCTGTTCTGATCTCACAGCACAGAATTTTCGGATTATTGCATATTTCCCTCACTATAGGTTTGCCCTGCAAAATGATATTCATTTTGAGAGGATCACCCATTTGAATTTGTCTTTCCTCAATCCGGATGCCAATGGGAATCTGGTTATAGGTGGACAAGACATTGATCCCATTGTAGCGCGAGCCAGAAGTTTGAATCCATCGATTAAGGTATTTGTTGCGATAGCGGGAGGTGGGCTCACGCCTGAGTGGGAAGCTGCCTATAAATTGCGTATGCAAGCAGTCAATCGTACAGCCTTTGTGCATCAATTGGTGGCTTATGTTGAAAGCCATAATCTGGATGGAATAGATGTAGACCTGGAATGGAGCCATGTGGATGCCTTGTATAGCCCCTTTGTTTTGGAGCTGGCGGATTCTCTGCACGCCAAAGGATTTGAAATATCTGCCGCCTGGCCCGCGACTACTCGATATGCCGATATCACGGATGCTGCATTGGCCAGCTTTGACTGGATCAACCTTATGGCCTATGACCTCACAGGCCCCTGGAATCCCAATAGCCCCGGAGATCACTCTCCCTATTCCTTCGCCAATCAGGGAATCGCTTTTTGGAAAGGACATGGAGTCAGTGCTGAGCGTATGAATCTGGGGGTGCCTTTTTATGGAAGGAATTGGGATAGCCCAAATACCGGTCAGGCATTTACCTATGCGTCGATGGTGGCAGAAGATAGCAGCTATGCCTATGAGGATACAGTCGGTCAACGATATTACAATGGCATTCCGGGCATACAGGCTAAAACTCAATTGGCCCAAATGGAAACTTCGGGCATTATGATCTGGGAGATCGGACAAGATGTTTTTGGAGCTTTGGAACATTATTCTTTGCTGAAAACTATCTATGAGCAGATAGCGCAAACCACTCCCCTCGAACCTGAACTTGCTCAATTGAATGCGACTTTGTATCCCAATCCTTTTTCAGATCAGATCAGTCTGGAAATGAATGTGGAGGATAGAAATTCACGGATAGAAATACGTGACATGCAGGGGCGTGTATTACTGGAGGAAAGACTAAATATAGGACCGAACCTAAAGAGCTGGAATTTATCCCATTTAGCTGATGCCTTGTATCTCTTAGTCATTCATACAAATGGGCGAAGTTATATCAAGAAGCTGATCAAGAGGTAA
- a CDS encoding PQQ-dependent sugar dehydrogenase, whose translation MNQRLKPLLIIFFCTFFLACEQKPQKLLLFSQASESKTVEVDAARTAIKNLADAQEMLLDFREEADVFTEDSLKSYSALVFLHTSGEVLNDVQRAEVERFAQAGGGVLGMNAAPKVENEWRWYADHMQKESSQLSPEMEALGKKLTAAIGEKPLNYQLASTQQVPEESRFHKEILDFNLTEPMELDELPGRGILFVERRGDMKLYDFKEGQTRKIASLPIFYGNEDGLLGLAVDPNYEKNNWVYLFYSAPGDEPIQHISRFDLIDDSLYASSEKLLISVPTIRKCCHSGGALEFGPDGTLYIGLGDNTNPFESSGYAPIDERAGRALWDAQKSAANTNDLRGKILRIKPEDDGSYSIPEGNLFAPGTPNTRPEIFVMGCRNPFRPSIDSKTGYLYWGDVGPDAGETDPDRGPKGMGEFNQARAAGFWGWPYTRGNNQRYNDYQFASSTAGEKFNPQKLINDSPNNTGIQELPPAQESMIWFSYDSSDEFPWLGKGGVNPMAGPVFHAADYAEGFPDYFEDKLFVYEWMRDWVYVVTMDENHQYVKAEAFMPETEFSHPMDMIFGSDGNLYVLEYGQKWNSQNLDARLSQISYIKGNRTPIAKIEADKEVGALPLSVQFSAESSIDFDRDKLAYQWSFDSDEVQSTEENPSFTFQKEGIYTVKLRVEDPDGGHANTTHKILVGNEAPELRIEMEVEDNIYWDGRKIDYKVVVKDREDGSTEDGSIDPDKVKVSFTYLPEGEDIVMATIGHQQTTQPEGKLLIENSDCKACHAEKLKVNGPSYEDIASKYTREDKNTLIGRVIKGSSGIWGETMMAAHPQLEVEEVGKIIDYIFSLRPEEKDADNKMPLSGSLSFKEYKGNKAGGKYILMASYLDEGNEKVAQSTLASSQQIIFTLPKLEAEDADEKSEDLGVWNSQGARLVGSIAHNTFLKFEGVSFKNLESIQLAAAYNADYNYAGSVEVRQGSIDGKLLGQAKLGYSHPKKAAKKYYDISLEPTTIKGPLYLVFKNPADPDQYVLNANWILLNYNR comes from the coding sequence ATGAATCAACGGTTAAAACCCCTCCTGATAATTTTCTTTTGTACTTTTTTTCTGGCTTGTGAACAGAAACCGCAAAAGCTCCTGTTATTTTCTCAAGCAAGCGAAAGCAAGACGGTTGAAGTGGATGCCGCTAGGACTGCCATCAAAAACCTGGCAGATGCACAAGAAATGCTCCTTGATTTTCGTGAAGAAGCAGATGTATTCACCGAAGATTCCCTCAAATCCTATTCGGCCCTTGTATTTCTTCATACCAGCGGAGAAGTATTAAATGATGTACAAAGAGCAGAGGTAGAAAGATTTGCCCAGGCAGGAGGCGGTGTATTAGGAATGAATGCGGCTCCCAAAGTCGAAAATGAGTGGAGATGGTATGCGGATCATATGCAAAAGGAAAGCTCACAGCTTTCGCCGGAAATGGAAGCTTTAGGGAAAAAACTAACTGCAGCTATTGGAGAGAAGCCACTCAACTACCAATTGGCAAGCACGCAGCAAGTTCCCGAAGAAAGCCGCTTTCATAAAGAGATTCTGGATTTCAACCTCACCGAACCCATGGAGCTCGACGAACTCCCAGGTAGAGGAATTTTATTTGTTGAGAGAAGAGGGGATATGAAATTGTACGATTTCAAAGAAGGCCAGACGAGAAAGATTGCCTCTTTGCCCATCTTTTATGGAAATGAGGATGGATTATTAGGATTGGCAGTTGATCCGAACTACGAAAAGAACAATTGGGTGTATCTTTTTTATTCTGCACCCGGTGATGAGCCCATTCAGCATATTTCCCGCTTTGATCTGATCGATGATTCGCTTTATGCTTCCTCCGAAAAACTGCTCATTTCGGTTCCTACTATCAGAAAATGTTGTCATAGTGGAGGAGCACTCGAATTTGGCCCGGATGGCACCTTATATATTGGATTGGGAGATAATACCAATCCTTTTGAATCCTCCGGTTATGCCCCCATCGATGAAAGAGCGGGCAGAGCACTTTGGGATGCACAAAAGTCAGCTGCCAATACCAATGATCTGAGAGGAAAAATTCTTAGAATAAAACCGGAAGATGATGGTAGCTATTCTATTCCAGAAGGTAACCTTTTCGCCCCCGGAACTCCCAATACGCGTCCGGAGATATTCGTGATGGGATGTAGAAATCCTTTCCGTCCTTCTATCGATAGCAAAACCGGATATTTATATTGGGGAGATGTAGGACCAGATGCAGGAGAAACCGATCCGGATAGAGGCCCCAAAGGCATGGGCGAATTTAACCAGGCCAGAGCAGCCGGATTCTGGGGCTGGCCCTACACCCGTGGCAATAATCAACGCTATAATGATTATCAATTCGCCAGTTCTACCGCCGGGGAGAAATTTAATCCCCAAAAACTCATCAACGACTCCCCCAATAATACCGGAATTCAGGAACTCCCTCCCGCACAGGAATCTATGATCTGGTTTTCATATGACTCTTCCGATGAATTTCCCTGGTTGGGCAAAGGAGGGGTAAATCCCATGGCTGGGCCAGTTTTTCATGCGGCTGATTATGCAGAAGGATTTCCGGACTATTTCGAAGATAAGCTCTTTGTCTATGAATGGATGCGGGACTGGGTGTATGTGGTAACAATGGATGAAAATCATCAATATGTAAAAGCTGAAGCTTTTATGCCGGAAACAGAATTCTCACATCCTATGGATATGATCTTTGGTTCTGATGGGAACCTATATGTGCTTGAGTACGGACAAAAATGGAATTCCCAAAATCTGGATGCCCGTTTAAGCCAAATCAGCTACATCAAAGGAAACCGAACTCCTATAGCCAAAATTGAGGCAGATAAAGAAGTCGGGGCTCTTCCATTGAGCGTGCAGTTTTCGGCTGAAAGTTCTATTGATTTTGATCGGGATAAACTTGCCTATCAGTGGTCCTTCGATTCGGATGAGGTGCAGTCCACAGAGGAAAATCCTTCCTTTACCTTCCAAAAAGAAGGCATCTATACAGTCAAGCTAAGAGTTGAAGATCCGGATGGAGGACATGCGAATACCACCCATAAAATTCTGGTAGGAAATGAAGCGCCGGAATTAAGGATAGAAATGGAAGTTGAGGATAATATTTACTGGGATGGACGAAAGATTGATTATAAGGTAGTTGTCAAGGACCGGGAAGATGGTTCGACCGAGGATGGAAGCATAGATCCTGACAAAGTGAAGGTAAGCTTCACCTATCTGCCGGAAGGGGAAGATATTGTCATGGCCACCATAGGGCATCAACAAACTACTCAACCAGAGGGGAAATTATTGATCGAAAACTCTGACTGTAAAGCCTGCCATGCTGAAAAGCTGAAAGTAAATGGCCCTTCTTATGAGGATATTGCTTCTAAATACACAAGAGAGGATAAAAACACCCTGATTGGGAGGGTTATTAAAGGAAGTTCAGGCATTTGGGGGGAAACCATGATGGCGGCTCATCCCCAATTAGAGGTCGAAGAGGTTGGTAAAATCATTGACTATATCTTCTCGCTTCGTCCGGAAGAAAAGGATGCCGACAATAAAATGCCTCTTTCTGGTAGCCTTTCTTTTAAAGAATATAAAGGAAATAAGGCAGGAGGAAAGTACATACTAATGGCTTCCTATCTGGATGAGGGAAATGAAAAAGTAGCACAAAGTACACTCGCCAGTAGTCAGCAAATCATCTTTACCCTTCCGAAATTGGAAGCTGAAGATGCAGATGAAAAAAGTGAAGATTTGGGAGTATGGAATAGCCAGGGAGCAAGACTCGTCGGCTCTATTGCACATAATACTTTTCTGAAGTTTGAAGGCGTAAGTTTCAAAAACCTGGAGAGCATTCAATTGGCAGCAGCATACAATGCGGACTATAATTATGCAGGTTCTGTAGAGGTCAGGCAAGGATCAATAGATGGAAAGTTATTAGGACAGGCGAAACTGGGGTATTCTCACCCCAAAAAAGCTGCTAAGAAATATTATGACATTTCTCTGGAACCTACGACAATCAAAGGGCCTCTATATTTAGTCTTTAAAAATCCGGCTGATCCAGACCAGTATGTGTTAAATGCCAATTGGATTTTGCTGAATTATAATAGATAA
- a CDS encoding UbiA family prenyltransferase, which yields MRKRVIRRFVMDEKHIFFIKDKRLFQFLLATLALLLSGSIAANKLNPVYLGLLIISGFCGVVLIYDLPLVNHRLPLRERLQDFLQHKRKVFYTALLILISPFAINYFSAFSFVLLAITAILGVLYSFPLKIKGEFTRLKNFLFLKNFMIGIAWGSLILIGGGSWEDPLLISLFIFASLQVFIGSMIRDVPDLERDIRIGIRSFPVVYGVKHSIVFMHILNLLSWGLSFYLYGNMESMILVSIIVLWRYVNLLMLNKYQRSKLWGQSFNLMTCNLFFGVLLIQHLYGLYV from the coding sequence ATGCGGAAGCGAGTTATCAGAAGATTTGTCATGGACGAGAAACATATATTTTTTATAAAGGATAAGCGGCTTTTTCAGTTTTTGCTGGCTACTCTCGCACTTTTACTGAGCGGTAGTATTGCAGCGAATAAGTTAAATCCTGTCTATCTGGGACTTCTCATTATTTCTGGTTTTTGTGGAGTAGTTTTAATTTATGACCTTCCCTTAGTTAATCACCGATTACCACTCCGGGAAAGGTTGCAGGATTTCCTCCAACATAAAAGAAAGGTCTTTTATACTGCTTTGCTTATCCTGATTTCTCCTTTTGCCATAAACTACTTCTCTGCCTTTAGTTTTGTCCTCCTGGCCATCACCGCAATTTTAGGCGTTCTCTATTCTTTTCCTTTGAAAATAAAGGGAGAATTTACCCGGCTCAAGAACTTTCTTTTCCTTAAGAATTTTATGATTGGAATTGCCTGGGGATCCCTGATTCTGATAGGCGGGGGAAGCTGGGAAGATCCCTTGCTGATTTCTCTTTTCATATTCGCCAGCCTGCAAGTATTTATTGGTAGTATGATTCGGGATGTACCAGATCTGGAGAGAGATATACGGATTGGAATCAGAAGCTTTCCTGTCGTTTATGGAGTTAAGCATAGCATTGTATTCATGCATATACTCAACCTCCTTTCCTGGGGCCTTAGTTTCTATCTTTATGGTAATATGGAGTCTATGATTCTGGTTTCCATAATCGTCCTTTGGCGCTATGTAAATCTACTCATGCTCAATAAGTATCAAAGGTCTAAACTCTGGGGTCAGAGTTTCAACCTCATGACCTGCAATCTCTTTTTTGGGGTATTATTAATTCAACACCTTTATGGACTTTATGTATGA
- a CDS encoding nuclear transport factor 2 family protein → MKKSVLFVLVCLLGASSVFAQASFVKPSATVPENKDEMIGKAESFMNAGFTGDMESMKAMMHEAYYQFPPGAGQDSLSKEKSLEDWAGFSKEWKDATWNGISTCIKTEQGAHVVFLWGKATGTQISSGKSIEFMNHGVFVFEGDKIIRMYSYYDTATIGKQLGFKMVPDTE, encoded by the coding sequence ATGAAAAAGTCCGTATTGTTCGTACTGGTCTGCCTGCTTGGCGCCTCCAGTGTATTTGCACAAGCAAGTTTTGTCAAACCCTCTGCCACTGTCCCTGAGAACAAGGATGAAATGATTGGCAAAGCAGAATCATTTATGAATGCTGGTTTCACGGGAGACATGGAAAGTATGAAAGCTATGATGCATGAAGCTTATTATCAATTCCCTCCGGGTGCAGGACAAGATTCTCTGAGTAAAGAAAAGTCCCTGGAAGATTGGGCAGGATTTAGCAAAGAATGGAAAGATGCCACCTGGAATGGGATCTCAACCTGTATTAAAACAGAACAGGGGGCACATGTGGTTTTCCTTTGGGGAAAAGCTACCGGAACCCAGATTTCTTCAGGTAAATCCATAGAATTTATGAATCATGGGGTATTTGTATTTGAAGGTGATAAGATCATCCGCATGTACAGCTATTATGATACCGCAACCATCGGTAAGCAACTAGGATTTAAGATGGTGCCAGATACTGAATAA
- a CDS encoding NADP-dependent oxidoreductase, translated as MKALFLTGYGFNIKDNVKFLKKEIGSPGPHDVQISVHAAALNPVDYKIVWGFALIITRPKRPFALGFDLAGTVIGKGEQVKDFDMGDEVYSKVPWEQMGTLTEEIIVHSDAVALKPRNLSFEEAAGIPLISCTIYDAFEVAGIKKGDRVLITGGSGGSGSFAIQYAKHLGAYVYTTTSSSNVDWVRELGADEVIDYKKKDFRKEISELDIVIDTIGGRYPWQSLEAVKRGGKIISIAGHHDEETLKEVGIAKIFRLLFQLKGSILMYRMRRKGVFYKHVWSYPNQEKLNYIRKLFEEEKIKAIVDRVYEFKDAVEGLLYLKTHRAKGKVIIRIKESS; from the coding sequence ATGAAAGCCTTGTTCCTAACGGGATACGGATTCAACATCAAAGACAATGTCAAATTCCTCAAAAAGGAAATAGGCAGTCCGGGTCCCCATGATGTACAGATCAGCGTTCATGCTGCGGCCTTAAATCCCGTGGACTATAAGATTGTCTGGGGATTTGCCCTCATCATTACCCGTCCTAAACGTCCCTTTGCTTTGGGATTTGATCTGGCGGGGACTGTGATAGGCAAAGGCGAGCAGGTAAAGGATTTCGATATGGGAGATGAGGTATATTCGAAAGTGCCCTGGGAACAGATGGGAACCCTGACAGAGGAAATCATTGTCCACTCAGATGCGGTCGCCCTGAAACCCCGAAATTTGAGTTTTGAGGAGGCTGCCGGTATTCCTTTGATCTCCTGTACTATTTATGATGCTTTTGAAGTAGCCGGAATAAAGAAAGGGGACCGTGTTTTGATCACAGGAGGTTCTGGAGGAAGTGGAAGCTTTGCAATACAGTATGCAAAGCATTTGGGTGCCTATGTATATACGACTACCAGCAGCTCCAATGTCGATTGGGTAAGGGAGTTGGGAGCAGATGAGGTAATCGATTATAAAAAGAAGGATTTTAGAAAAGAGATAAGCGAATTGGATATTGTAATTGATACCATAGGAGGAAGATATCCCTGGCAAAGTTTAGAAGCAGTAAAAAGGGGAGGAAAAATTATCTCCATAGCCGGACATCATGATGAGGAAACCTTGAAGGAAGTAGGCATCGCCAAAATCTTTCGCCTCCTTTTCCAACTCAAAGGAAGTATCCTCATGTATCGCATGCGGAGGAAAGGAGTTTTCTACAAGCATGTGTGGAGTTATCCAAATCAGGAAAAGCTCAACTACATCCGTAAGCTTTTTGAAGAAGAAAAGATTAAAGCAATCGTAGATAGGGTTTACGAATTCAAAGATGCCGTTGAAGGGCTTTTATACCTAAAAACCCATAGAGCCAAAGGAAAAGTGATCATCCGGATAAAAGAATCTTCTTAA